A stretch of the Panicum virgatum strain AP13 chromosome 9N, P.virgatum_v5, whole genome shotgun sequence genome encodes the following:
- the LOC120690256 gene encoding peroxisome biogenesis protein 12-like isoform X1 — MLFQVGGQGARPTFFEMSAAQQLPASLRAALTYSLGVFALRRPILHKVLDYEDEFFALLMGVLESHSLRTTANPTWMQLLGQEISCSNGSFSESLYGLRRRPVKVSVKRKSPGTESSDKVYDSALRKRQKILSVVFLVVLPYFKSKLQSIYNKEREARLQATLWGQDDVRFDEDGFVLNQEQTSQAQNDPTTGEVSNLTRFKKNFASLIGVCYPWIHATNEGLSFAYQLLYLLDATAFYSPALHVLGLHVCRATGQELMDSSSRISRIRNRELKRLRGPPWLKAVQRVFLSCIYTTLDYAQTGLIAAVFFFKMMEWWYQSAEERMSAPTVYPPPPPPPTPKVAKDGIPLPTDKTLCPLCCQKRANPSVLSVSGFVFCYSCIFKSVSQHKRCPVTLMPATVEQISRLFNDL, encoded by the exons ATGCTGTTCCAGGTGGGAGGGCAGGGCGCGCGGCCCACCTTCTTCGAGATGtcggccgcgcagcagcttcccGCCAGCCTCCGCGCCGCGCTCACCTACTCGCTCGGG GTTTTTGCACTAAGAAGGCCAATACTACACAAAGTTTTAGATTATGAAGATGAATTCTTTGCTTTGTTAATGGGTGTCCTTGAGTCTCATAGTCTACGGACAACAG CAAACCCCACTTGGATGCAGCTATTGGGACAAGAAATTTCATGCAGCA ATGGTTCTTTTTCAGAGTCATTATATGGTCTCAGGAGGAGACCTGTTAAGGTTTCAGTGAAGAGAAAGAGCCCTGGTACAGAATCCAGTGACAAAGTCTATGATTCTGCACTAAGGAAGCGTCAGAAAATCCTCTCGGTGGTTTTCTTG GTTGTTTTGCCATATTTTAAGTCAAAGTTGCAGTCTATATACAATAAAGAAAGGGAAGCCAGGTTGCAGGCAACTCTTTGGGGTCAGGATGATGTGAGGTTTGATGAAGATGGCTTCGTATTAAATCAGGAGCAGACTTCCCAAGCACAGAATGACCCTACAACCGGAGAAGTGTCAAACTTGACACGTTTTAAGAAGAACTTTGCTTCACTCATAGGTGTTTGCTATCCATGGATTCATGCAACTAATGAAG GTCTCTCGTTTGCATACCAGCTGCTATATTTGTTGGATGCCACTGCTTTTTATAGTCCAGCACTGCATGTGCTAGGGCTTCACGTTTGTCGTGCTACTGGACAAGAGCTG ATGGATTCATCTTCTAGGATATCAAGGATTAGAAATCGTGAACTTAAGAGACTTCGTGGTCCTCCATGGTTGAAG GCTGTGCAACGGGTGTTCCTTAGTTGTATATATACAACTCTAGATTATGCACAAACAGGTTTAATTGCTGCAGTCTTCTTTTTCAAG ATGATGGAGTGGTGGTACCAATCCGCTGAAGAAAGAATGTCAGCTCCGACTGTAtacccaccgccgcctccaccaccaaCTCCAAAG GTTGCCAAAGACGGAATCCCCTTGCCAACTGACAAAACGCTCTGCCCCCTGTGCTGCCAGAAGCGCGCCAACCCCTCTGTTCTTTCTGTTTCTGGTTTTGTATTTTGCTACAGCTGCATATTCAAGTCCGTCTCTCAG CATAAAAGGTGCCCTGTCACGCTGATGCCTGCCACTGTTGAACAAATTAGTCGCCTCTTCAATGATTTGTAG
- the LOC120690256 gene encoding peroxisome biogenesis protein 12-like isoform X2, with amino-acid sequence MLFQVGGQGARPTFFEMSAAQQLPASLRAALTYSLGVFALRRPILHKVLDYEDEFFALLMGVLESHSLRTTDGSFSESLYGLRRRPVKVSVKRKSPGTESSDKVYDSALRKRQKILSVVFLVVLPYFKSKLQSIYNKEREARLQATLWGQDDVRFDEDGFVLNQEQTSQAQNDPTTGEVSNLTRFKKNFASLIGVCYPWIHATNEGLSFAYQLLYLLDATAFYSPALHVLGLHVCRATGQELMDSSSRISRIRNRELKRLRGPPWLKAVQRVFLSCIYTTLDYAQTGLIAAVFFFKMMEWWYQSAEERMSAPTVYPPPPPPPTPKVAKDGIPLPTDKTLCPLCCQKRANPSVLSVSGFVFCYSCIFKSVSQHKRCPVTLMPATVEQISRLFNDL; translated from the exons ATGCTGTTCCAGGTGGGAGGGCAGGGCGCGCGGCCCACCTTCTTCGAGATGtcggccgcgcagcagcttcccGCCAGCCTCCGCGCCGCGCTCACCTACTCGCTCGGG GTTTTTGCACTAAGAAGGCCAATACTACACAAAGTTTTAGATTATGAAGATGAATTCTTTGCTTTGTTAATGGGTGTCCTTGAGTCTCATAGTCTACGGACAACAG ATGGTTCTTTTTCAGAGTCATTATATGGTCTCAGGAGGAGACCTGTTAAGGTTTCAGTGAAGAGAAAGAGCCCTGGTACAGAATCCAGTGACAAAGTCTATGATTCTGCACTAAGGAAGCGTCAGAAAATCCTCTCGGTGGTTTTCTTG GTTGTTTTGCCATATTTTAAGTCAAAGTTGCAGTCTATATACAATAAAGAAAGGGAAGCCAGGTTGCAGGCAACTCTTTGGGGTCAGGATGATGTGAGGTTTGATGAAGATGGCTTCGTATTAAATCAGGAGCAGACTTCCCAAGCACAGAATGACCCTACAACCGGAGAAGTGTCAAACTTGACACGTTTTAAGAAGAACTTTGCTTCACTCATAGGTGTTTGCTATCCATGGATTCATGCAACTAATGAAG GTCTCTCGTTTGCATACCAGCTGCTATATTTGTTGGATGCCACTGCTTTTTATAGTCCAGCACTGCATGTGCTAGGGCTTCACGTTTGTCGTGCTACTGGACAAGAGCTG ATGGATTCATCTTCTAGGATATCAAGGATTAGAAATCGTGAACTTAAGAGACTTCGTGGTCCTCCATGGTTGAAG GCTGTGCAACGGGTGTTCCTTAGTTGTATATATACAACTCTAGATTATGCACAAACAGGTTTAATTGCTGCAGTCTTCTTTTTCAAG ATGATGGAGTGGTGGTACCAATCCGCTGAAGAAAGAATGTCAGCTCCGACTGTAtacccaccgccgcctccaccaccaaCTCCAAAG GTTGCCAAAGACGGAATCCCCTTGCCAACTGACAAAACGCTCTGCCCCCTGTGCTGCCAGAAGCGCGCCAACCCCTCTGTTCTTTCTGTTTCTGGTTTTGTATTTTGCTACAGCTGCATATTCAAGTCCGTCTCTCAG CATAAAAGGTGCCCTGTCACGCTGATGCCTGCCACTGTTGAACAAATTAGTCGCCTCTTCAATGATTTGTAG
- the LOC120688881 gene encoding uncharacterized protein LOC120688881 — MPGSQALAARVAEETRPESTAAAAAEGPRPHPPPPPMDCGSLKLEPGSFLLCSTTASVFFLLQPPSQRDRVHGLLFGAIEIVDANVRNWRRHKGPFTEEAQRALEGASAELGLALASMGAARHLALRGGAPCLSAPFDSVDDLAGDPGVCCALERLEKAAVIATRVHDGLEGARGHLRAAAPLAALDGVGGGVEGGDSTAPWEQSPCFAEQLNGAMELGEAMLKAGKLVKETAGAREAAFGGAK, encoded by the exons ATGCCGGGCAGCCAGGCGCTCGCGGCTCGCGTGGCGGAGGAGACGCGCCCGGAAtcgactgccgccgccgccgccgaaggccCGAggccccacccgccgccgccgccaatggACTGCGGGAGCCTGAAGCTGGAGCCGGGG TCTTTTCTGCTCTGCTCCACGACGGCCTctgttttcttcctcctccagccaccAAGTCAACGCGACAGGGTCCACGGGCTGCTCTTCGGGGCGATCGAGATCGTGGACGCCAACGTGCGGAACTGGCGCCGCCACAAGGGGCCCTTCACGGAGGAGGCGCAGCGCGCGCTCGAGGGCGcctcggcggagctcggcctcgCCCTCGCCAGCATGGGCGCGGCCCGCCACCTCGCACTCCGGGGCGGCGCGCCATGCCTGAGCGCGCCGTTCGACTCCGTGGACGACCTCGCCGGGGACCCCGGCGTTTGCTGCGCGCTGGAGAGGCTCGAGAAGGCCGCCGTGATCGCCACCCGCGTGCACGACGGGCTGGAGGGCGCCCGCGGCCACCTTCGCGCGGCCGCGCCCCTAGCGGCCCTGGACGGGGTCGGTGGTGGCGTCGAGGGCGGCGACAGCACCGCACCGTGGGAGCAGAGCCCCTGCTTTGCTGAGCAGCTCAACGGCGCCATGGAGCTCGGCGAAGCGATGCTGAAGGCGGGGAAGCTCGTCAAGGAGACCGCGGGAGCGCGCGAGGCGGCGTTCGGCGGCGCTAAATGA